Genomic window (Candidatus Effluviviaceae Genus I sp.):
ATGCGCTTCTTCTCCGTCATGGTCGCACCTATGCCTTCCTTCTGATGAGGAACCGGAACACGCTCCCGTCGTTCTCGACCGAGACGAGCTCGTGCCCGGCGCGCTTCGCCCAGCTCCGGACATCGGACTCGGAGGACGGGTCGTCAGCCAGGAGCTCGAGCACCTCGCCGACCGCGACGCGCTCGATCTCCTCGTTCACCCGGATGACAGGCTCGGGGCAGAAGTACCCCACCATGTCCAGGGTGGCCGCGATGTCGGGTGTGTGGTTGCCCATGGCCATCGTGTGTTCAGATGCGCGCGGAGGGCGGCGGTTCCCCGGGCGCCCGCCGCCGCGCGGCCTAGGAGACGATCGCGAGGAACAGCCGCCAGAAGACGTTGAAGACCGGGTCGAGGACGCCGAGGAACATGAGGGCGA
Coding sequences:
- a CDS encoding sulfurtransferase TusA family protein, which produces MGNHTPDIAATLDMVGYFCPEPVIRVNEEIERVAVGEVLELLADDPSSESDVRSWAKRAGHELVSVENDGSVFRFLIRRKA